One segment of Carya illinoinensis cultivar Pawnee chromosome 1, C.illinoinensisPawnee_v1, whole genome shotgun sequence DNA contains the following:
- the LOC122297994 gene encoding uncharacterized protein LOC122297994, whose translation MTHGPCGTLNPTNVCIKKNGHCKNNYPRHFVPNTTIGNDCFPIYKRSDDGRTVKIRGHDLDNRWVVPYNSYLLAMFDCQINVEICSTIKAVKYLYKYIYKSHDRVAFNLVSEQPNQQIDGIQRFQSARWIAPPEAMWRIYGFIINEVHPAVYSLHLHLENQHQVTFRAHENLNNVISSDLSAKSMLTEFFSTNQVIIGRIVTANPSEGERYYLRILLNPIRGPLSFDDLKTVNGVLATTFREAATMHGLLERDDSVEESLQEASLYQMPSNLRKLFATILVYCNPTNSRYLWEHFEQDMSCDFQLTEVSQSNVRMEVLRSISMILESMGRDINSFQLLDRNIHFDEDEFLSREIDDELAVFIPEEDITASTLLNREQQIVYNLVLEKVFSNQSAAFFIDGPGGIGKTFLYKALLATIRSRHLIALATASSGIAASILPGGRTTHSQFKIPLDNNKNSICSVSKQSGLTKLLQITKLIIWDEDPMSRKEAIEVLDRMLKDVNDSELSFGGKVVIFGGDFCQILPVVPKGTRQQQIDASLVSSYLWPTLTKIRLTENMRARLDPDFSNYILELGNGMPPITIDEYVKIPTAMLIPYQNDTASLDQLLDAVFNDISKYSVNISSMMNRAILTPKNSYVHEINNLLIQRFPGDIK comes from the exons ATGACGCATGGACCGTGTGGAACCTTGAATCCAACAAATGTGTGCATAAAAAAGAATGGTCACTGCAAGAATAATTATCCGAGACATTTTGTGCCGAACACGACCATTGGGAATGATTGTTTTCCAATATATAAACGATCTGATGATGGAAGAACTGTAAAAATTAGAGGTCATGATTTGGATAATCGATGGGTTGTTCCATACAATTCTTATTTGCTTGCAATGTTTGACTGTCAGATTAATGTAGAAATTTGTTCTACAATAAAGGCAGTTAAATAtctttacaaatatatttacaaaagtcATGACCGTGTTGCCTTTAACTTGGTTTCTGAACAACCAAATCAACAAATTGATGGAATTCAACGATTCCAATCAGCTCGATGGATTGCTCCACCCGAAGCAATGTGGAGAATATACGGATTTATTATCAATGAAGTGCATCCAGCAGTTTATAGCTTGCATTTACATCTTGAAAATCAGCACCAAGTAACATTTCGAGCACACGAAAACTTGAACAATGTGATTAGCTCTGATCTTTCTGCAAAATCAATGTTAACAGAATTCTTTTCGACAAATCAA GTTATTATAGGCCGAATTGTGACAGCAAATCCTTCTGAAGGTGAAAGATATTATTTGCGAATTCTATTGAATCCTATAAGAGGTCCTTTATCATTTGATGACCTCAAAACAGTCAATGGTGTTTTGGCCACTACATTTCGTGAAGCTGCTACAATGCATGGTTTGTTAGAAAGAGATGACAGTGTAGAAGAATCTTTACAGGAAGCATCTTTATATCAAATGCCTTCTAATTTGCGTAAGCTATTTGCAACTATTTTGGTCTACTGTAATCCAACAAATTCAAGATATCTTTGGGAACATTTTGAACAAGACATGTCATGTGATTTTCAATTAACTGAAGTTTCTCAATCAAATGTGAGAATGGAAGTTTTACGCTCCATCTCCATGATACTTGAATCAATGGGTAGAGACATTAATTCATTCCAACTTCTTGATCGAAACATTcattttgatgaagatgaatTTTTGTCTAGAGAGATTGATGATGAACTAGCTGTTTTTATTCCAGAAGAGGATATTACTGCATCAACACTACTTAATAGAGAGCAACAAATTGTTTACAATTTGGTTTTAGAAAAGGTTTTCTCAAATCAAAGTGCTGCATTTTTTATAGATGGGCCTGGCGGAATTGGAAAGACATTTTTATATAAGGCACTTCTTgcaacaataaggtcaagacattTAATTGCTCTTGCAACTGCTTCATCTGGCATAGCTGCATCAATTCTACCTGGAGGTCGAACAACACATTCACAATTTAAAATACCTCTAGACAATAACAAAAATTCCATATGCAGTGTTAGCAAACAAAGTGGACTTACGAAACTGTTACAAATAACAAAGTTGATTATATGGGATGAAGATCCTATGTCAAGAAAAGAAGCCATAGAAGTATTAGACAGAATGTTAAAAGATGTTAATGATTCAGAACTATCTTTTGGTGGAAAAGTTGTTATATTTGGAGGAGATTTTTGCCAAATTTTACCTGTTGTTCCAAAAGGAACAAGACAACAACAAATTGACGCTAGCTTGGTTTCTTCTTATCTGTGGCCCACATTAACAAAAATTCGTCTGACTGAAAATATGCGCGCAAGATTAGATCCAGATTTTTCAAACTATATATTGGAATTAGGCAATGGAATGCCACCAATTACAATCGATGAATATGTCAAAATTCCTACAGCCATGTTAATTCCATATCAGAATGATACTGCTTCTTTGGATCAATTATTAGATGctgtttttaatgatatttcaaaatattcagTAAATATTTCAAGCATGATGAACCGTGCCATATTGACACCAAAGAACAGTTATGTGCATGAGATAAACAATTTGTTGATACAAAGATTTCCAGGAGATATCAAATAG